The DNA segment TTAGTTGATCTTGAAGGCGCGAGATATGCTGCTTTAGATCAAGTAAAAGCAACGTTAATTGAAGAAGGATATTCAGTCTCGGAAGTCCGAACAACGTATGAGTTTCATAGAAATGCGCATACGATGTTAGTCATTAAGCGATAAATCGTAGAGAAAAGAGGGTGTACGATGTCTATTCGAAAGGCCGTTATAAAAGATGCGCCTGCTATGGCAAAGGTCCATGTCGATAGCTGGCGTACTACATACAAAGGGTTACTACCCGATGAAATGTTGGAGAATCTTTCATATGATGATCGAACAAAGCTATGGGAGAACAATATTCAGAACGAACGAGCGATCATTTATGTAGCTGAGGACGAAGATGGTCAAATCATTGGTATTGCCTCAGGGGAAAAGCGTGATAAAAGTAAAGATGAGAATGTAGGGGACTTAACGACTGTTTACCTTTTTAAAGAAGAACAAGGAAAAGGAATTGGCGCTCGTCTAACCAATCAAATTTTAGAAGACCTCTATACATTAGGCTGCACAACCATCTACGTCGAGGTCTTAGCTAATAATCAATCAAAAGTTTTCTATGAAAAAATGGGAGCAACCCTTCAACAAGAAGAACAAATTACGCTTAAAGGTGAGAATGTTGATGTACTAATTTACAAATGGAAGAAGGAAGCTTGAACCAATAGATCCTGTATACGCTTGTGTACAGGATCTATTTTATTTCTTAACTTTTTCTAAAATTAGTGTGAATGAAGATCATTTCTAGCGGATATCTGTATAAAATGGAGGTCAGTACGTGATTGAAACAACATTTTTATGGTTATTTATCGTAGTCTTTATGGTTCATGACTTTGAAGAAATCATCACGGTCGAGCACTGGGCAGAGAAACGAAAAAGGCTTCTCCGATCAAAATGGACCAAACGAATCTGGACCTTCTGGGATATTCGATCTAATGAGTTTGCTAAAAGAGACGTTGTCATCTTTCTTTTTGTATCAGTGGTTGTCTTCATGCGGGTAGAATATTCTTTTGTGCCTGGTGTTGAAATGGGTTTTCAGTTATTTCTATGGATTGTATGTGTACATAACCTTATCCATCTCATCCAAACATGTGTAGCCAAAACATATACGCCAGGCCTTTACACGGCAGTCTTTCTAGTCACACCCTATACGTTGTTTCTTCTAATTCATCTATAGATAGTTAAGGGGGGATAGCATGTTCTTTAATAGAAAAAAGTTACAATGCTCTAGCTGTAAAAAAGAGCTTCAATCAGATGAAAAGGTAGCTCTATTCGTTCATGCAGGAGAGCTTAATGGTATGACGAATTTAAAGGCATTCGCAAAGCTACAGCGGTTGGAATGTCTAGAATGTGTCGCAGTAGAAAGGAAGTAATACCCGACCACAGCGCTCATCTCAACGAACTTTGTGTAAAATAACAAACATTCATAACCTGGTACTAACATTAGGTATAAACTAATCAGTAAGAATGAGGAATTAGGGGGTGTTCATTTGAAAGAAAAGAATCGGAAAGCATCTATCAAGATCGATCAGGCCATCGATGAGGTGCTCTTACTCGCGGAAGAGGATTATATTGATGTGTCTACGTATGAGGCGGTGAAGAAGGGGTTTGATGCAAAGCTTCTGGCTTTAGAGGAGCGAGAAAAAGAAGAGCTTGCTCAACAAAAAGCAGCTGAGATTGCAGAGAAGGAGCTACAGCTATCTGAAGCTACGACGGCCGAAACGCAAGAGCAAGAGCCTCTCGCACTTAAAAAACCAGTTCAAACACAGCCTGTTCGTCCAACCATTGTCAAAAAACAGCGTACTCCTGAGGAAAACCGTAAACGTCGCTTAACATATATTCTGACGTCTGGGGTCGCGTTGTTGCTCTTGGGAGGTGTGCTGCTTGCATTAACCAATTGGCTAGTACTTGCTCCAGTAACAAAGGTTTTCTTAATTAGTGGCATTGCCGTATTGTTTGCAGGAATGAGCTATGTGGCTCATCGTCTTAACATTAAACAAACGATGCTTGCTTTTCTCATGCTGTTTGCCTTTTTTGTTCCGATCGTGTTTTTCTCCATTAGCTACTACGGAATCTTTGGTGACTACTTATCAATGGGCGGAGAGGGAAGTTTGTTATTTGCAGCTCTTTCATCTCTTACGTGTGCTGTACTTTACGCGTTTTTATATAGCATAGAAGCAAACCGTACATTTCAGATTGTTGCACTTCTCGCGACCGCTTCAAGTATGTTGTATACGGCTGGATTTATTTCATCCACGATTGAGACGTATGTACTCATACTAGCAATCTTTGTGTTTGCTCAACTGCTTGTTTGGAACAAGGCAATGGGGTTATCTGCGTTGCAGTCGTATCGTGTGTATCTACCATGGTTTATACTCGCGCAGATCATTCTCGCGACCTTTATTCAATTTATCTTATTTAACTGGAGCCGTGCTGGCTTTGGTAACTATGCGTTACTTGGGATTCTTTATTATTGGTTCGCCTTAAAGCAGCCTGTGTACAGAATTCTCTCTATCCCTGCCGTTTTAACCTTTAGCATAGGTGTAACGGGCTTTATCTTCTGGAACGCGAATGAATATGACTGGTATAATGCCTTACTTACGTTAGTGTTGCCGACGATCCTACTGGCGGTTTATCAGATAGAGAAGAAGAAAACCGGGGACGCCTTATTGTATATGCCGATTCAGATTATCTTTTTTGTTACGATCTTTTTCACACATATCTTTAGTCAACTAATGCTCCTTGACGAGTATTTTTCTCCTAACTTGTACGGCATAACCATTTGTGGGACAGTGGTACTTCTGATTTCGGCTGGGTGGTTAGCTAAACAACGAGTGACCTTGTTCTTTGGTTATTTGTTAGCCAGTTATTCAATCTGGTATTTACTCAGTAAATATCTTAACTCTATCAGTACTAAAGTACTGATGTATGTTGCGCTCTTTGTGGTTCTTTATGTAGCGACAATCTTCCTACGTAAGTTAGATACGAGGTTGATTCGCCATCCAATTAAGCTCATTTCTGCAATGTCACTCGGAATGATTTCTTTGGAGCTTGCTGTCTTTTTAGAATGGTGGCTACTGACTGGGGTTTTACTCGGTTTAGCCATATTTGTCACTGTTTTGTTTAGGTATGAAGTAAAAGCGTATCAGCGTGTGTTAAGTGTAAGTGGAGTCATTGTCTTATTCTTTGCGGTAATTACATCTTATTTTGCCAGAGCAAGTGAAAGCATCTATCTTGCTCCACTTGATACAACGGTTCACTTTATAGTAGGTGCAGGTTTACTTTCAGGCTTACACTTCGCCTACAAAAAATGGCAAGGTATGCAGACAGCCATTGTTTCATATGCTTCTGGTGGCTTACTCTATCTTATCGTTCTCATGACGATCCTGTATCATTATCTTGTATTCGCTAATGAATACCCTATTGTTCTAACTGGCTATCTGCTTGCTGGAGTTCTTTACTTCCTGGTAGCTGCTGTTGTTATATTTAAGGAATCAGGATATTACGCAGGTGTTCTTGCTTTTGCGCTACTTACGTATATGAGCTTACTGAATACAGTGCTTGCTGAAACGACAGTAGGCTTCTGGGCCATTCTTCTCCTTTCAGGCGGCGTCTTCATATGGATCGGAAAAGGGATCAAGCGAAGCACCTCACTGGGAGGAACCTTGTTCTATGTGACAGGTCACATTCTCCTTTTTACCGTGGGCCTTTTCTATACACTTTTCATCTTCGTCAGTGATTTAAATGTTCATGGATTACTCGTACCATTTGTTTTCTTTATTGTAGAAGTCATTCGTTCAAAGAAACGAGCGTGGCGTCTTGCTCAAAGCTTATGTGCGGGAATCTTCCTATTGGTCCACAACTTGATTTGGTTTCTTGAGCTACCGGTGGTTACAGGGGCAGACAGCTTACTGCTTACAGGGGGAATCATCCTTCTGTGTATGCTTTGGAAACCACTGTCCTATCAAAGAAAAGGAATCGTGGTTGGGTTGGTCTTACTGAATCTCTATCCTATTTCATTACTTCTTTGGGAAGCGACAACGTATGGGATCATAAAAATAGCGATTGTTTTTGCGGTAAGTATTGCAAGTATTTATTACCTTGAAGAGAAGCTTAAAAAAGGAAACTACACTGCAATCCCATATGCGTTCGCTTCACTCGTCGTTCTTTTCGGAAATGAAAACACGCTTCTAACTGTTATTTTACTCGTCGCCTTAGCGTTTGCAGGGAAAGCAACAGGTGTTTATTACGTAGGCTGGTCCTTCATTTCAAGCAAACGAGTAAACAGCTATCAAATCATAAGTACGCTACTGATCCTATTTGCGAGTTTGCAGCTTCGTGGTGATCAAACGATTGGAACAGCTGTGGAGCTTACGCTTGCAACCATACTGTTTGCGTATCTCGTTCTGCTCTTTATCAAAGAGCCAAACAAGGGAGTTCGCTTTGTGAAGGCGGCTACGCTGTTAATCGGATTTTACTATCCGTACTCGCTGTTCCTGACGCTTCTTCCAATTGCAGATGAGTATATGGTCTTTATCTATACGGTTCCATGTATGCTTCTTGTGAGCATTCTCCTTCGAATGGTTGCCAAAGATTACTCATGGAGACCACCTGTTGAGATGGTCACTGTCATCCTAGGGTTTATTGTGATGAGTTTATCAACGCTTGCCAATCAAACACTTTATGGCAGCTTAACCTTAAGCATTCTTGCCGTTCTCGCCATACTCGCTGGCTTTTATTTGAAATACGCTGCCTATTTTATAACGGGTGTTGTTGC comes from the Alkalihalobacillus sp. FSL W8-0930 genome and includes:
- a CDS encoding GNAT family N-acetyltransferase; this encodes MSIRKAVIKDAPAMAKVHVDSWRTTYKGLLPDEMLENLSYDDRTKLWENNIQNERAIIYVAEDEDGQIIGIASGEKRDKSKDENVGDLTTVYLFKEEQGKGIGARLTNQILEDLYTLGCTTIYVEVLANNQSKVFYEKMGATLQQEEQITLKGENVDVLIYKWKKEA
- a CDS encoding HXXEE domain-containing protein is translated as MIETTFLWLFIVVFMVHDFEEIITVEHWAEKRKRLLRSKWTKRIWTFWDIRSNEFAKRDVVIFLFVSVVVFMRVEYSFVPGVEMGFQLFLWIVCVHNLIHLIQTCVAKTYTPGLYTAVFLVTPYTLFLLIHL